A stretch of DNA from bacterium:
CAAATCACAGGTAGGAGATTGAGGATTATAAGTCTTTTTCTTTTTGGTGTACTTATTTCTTTTTTGCTTAACCCAACTATCATTTATATTTTCTCTTTGCTTTTTAACAGAATTGGTCAAGAGCAGTTTGTTTTATTGGTTTTTTTGCTTTACTGGATTTTTAGTTTTGTTTTGTTGCTGCTTTCTTGTTGCTGGGGCAAAAAACACTTTTTAGATTTTAATTTTGCTTTTTTAAAAAAGCATAAGATTTTGTTGTTTGTTTTTTTGGCACTAATTTTTATAGCCGGACTTGGTTTTTTACTTTATCCTTATGTACCTGAGGCAGATGGTTACAGTTATATGGTTAAAATTAGGGACACTCTTACTTATCATCGTATGCCTCTGAGTGAATCAAGGCCTTTGTTTTTTGCTTTGGTTTGGCTGCTTTTGTTTTTGACAAAAATCCCTATTTATTGGTTGTTTAAAATTGTTTTTCCCTTGCTTTTGTTTTTGGTTTTAGCTCTTGTCTTTTATGGTTTGTCTTTCTCTAAAATAAAAAACAGGTTATTATTAATAGTTAGTTCTTTGGCTTTTCTTTCCTGTCCAGTCATATTTGCTGAAGTTTTATACGCCCGTCCCCAAACAGTTTTTATTCTGTCTTTTGTAGTTTTGCTTTTTGTTTTGAGGGATTTTATTTTATCTTCTCAAGCTAAAGATTATTTTTGGCTTGGTTTTTTGCTTTTGTTCAATATTTTGGGTCTCAAAATACACTTGTTTTTTGTCTTTAACATCCTGCTTGTTTTGGTTGTTCTGTTTTTTTCTTTGAGGAACCTAGCAAGAAAATATCCCCTCGAATCACTGGTTATTTTTTTAGTTGTAGTTTTTGGTAGTTATCCTTGGCTGCGGGACTGGGGTTTTGTAGATCAAATTGCCAGATTGGTAAAACCTTTTATTCAGAGTTTGATCCATCCCCATTTTGATCTCTGGTTCATTGATTATTATGTCAATGTTTTTGGTAATGAGCTGGGTTGGCCGGGAATTACCCAGCTTTACTACTATGCTTATAATTTGGGATTGTTTCTCCCTTGCTTTTTAATCTTGTTTTTAGCTGGAGTTAGACAAAAAAGAAAATTGTTTTCCAGAGGCAGTTGGATTTGGATTTTAGGTTTTATAATGTTTTTCTCTATTGCTGAGATTTTTCCGCGTTTAGGAGTAGCTTTTTTGCCTGATAGAGCTTGGTTGTATGTTTCTTTGATTTTGATCTTTTTTGTTCCTACAGTTTTGTCTATTTTTGGGAAAAAACTACTGAAAAAAAAGGTTTGGTTTATTGTCTTTATGCTTAGTTTTGTGCTGTCAGTTTTGGCAAGTTTGTTTGTAGTTTATGCTAAGCAGGGCTGGGTTACGAAAGAAGAAATAAGAGCCGCAGAGTTTATTAAGGAGAATACCTCTTCAAACTCTGTTTTTGTTACTCAGAAAGGCAATTATCCTTTGGTGAGGTATTTTGCGCAAAGGTTTTTTGTTCAAGCACCAAAAGAGTTCTTTTTGGGTGGAGAGATTGATTCAGAGGATTTAGAGTTTCTTAACAATTTATCAGAAAAAATTTCCAAGAAAAAAGAATATCTAGTACAAAATGAAGAAATAGCCAAAAAAATGAAAGTTGTTTTGGGAAAAATGGTTGATCCAGATAATTTAGAAATTAGTTCTTATATTAAAGAGTTCAGTGTTTTAGAAAGTAAATTGTTGAGAAATAAACTTTTTTTAAAAGCAGCAAAACTTTATGGTTTAGACCAAAAAAGACCCGCATACATACTTTATTCTGAAGGTAAGTTTGATTCTCTTTACGGAATGAGAGAATGGTGGAAAAAAGATAATTTTTACGGGGCCAACCTGGATAAATTTGACAATAACCCCAATTTTGAAAAGATATATAACAAGGGCGGTGTTAGGATATGGAAGTTAAAAAAATAATTATGATTAAAGCTAAAAAAGAAAAATCAAAAAGGATTTTAAGACCTAAAATTGTAATGATTCGTTCTAATCCAGTTGATCCTGACCCACGGGTGGAAAAAATAGCCAGAGTTTTGTCTTGTGTTGGCAAAGTAACTATTATCGCGTGGGATAGAGAAGGGGGAAGCAAGAAACGAGAAAAAAGATTTTATGCTGATATTGAGCGTTTGCAACTCCGAGCTAAATACGGATCTTTAATGTTGATATTTCCACTTGTTTTTTGGTGGATTTATGTTTTTTGTCGATTGCTTTTAAAAAAATTTGATATTATTTATGCTTGTGATTTGGATACCTATCTTCCCGCTCTTTTGGTAGCCAAAATTAAGAGAAAGAAAATTATTTACGATATCTTTGATTTTTATGCTGATATGCTCTACTTACCCTCTTTTATTACCAAACCAGTTGGTTGGTTGGATAGAAAAATAATGAATTGGGCTGATGTAGTAATTTTGGTAGATAAGGCACGCGAGAAACAGATTTATCCTGCTAAACCCAAGAAATTAATTTTTATTTACAATGTGCCAGAAATAGAGGATGTTTTTTTAAAAAAGATAAAAAAAATTTCATCAAAAAAAGATTTTTTCTTTTATGCGGGTCTTCTTTCTAAAGATAGAATGATTAAAGAGATAATAGCTCTTTTTAAAAAACACCCTTCTTGGAAATTAGAGATAGCTGGTTGGGGGCCACTAGAAGGTTTTGTTAAAAAAGCGGCGAAATACGAAAATATTAAATTTTTAGGGAGAATTTCTTATGAAGAAGTTTTAGAGAAAACTGCTCAAACAAGATTTTGTTTTGCTTTTTATGATCCTCGGGTTCCTAACAACCGTTATGCGAGCCCAAATAAGTTGTTTGAAGCAATGGCTTTAGGTAAGCCAATTATTACCAACAAGGGCACAAGTATGACAGAGTTAGTTGAGCGAGAAAAGATGGGTTTGGTTATAAAATATGGGAAGGTTGATGATTTTCAAAGAGCCATATCTTTTTTGCTAAAACACCCCTCTCTTTGTCAGAAAATAGGTCAGCGTAATTATCAACTATACAAAAAAGAATATCATTGGAGCAATATGAAAAAAAGATTACTCCGGGTCATCCAGAATTTAATGGTTATTTAATTTTTTAATCTATGTATAAAGCTATAATTACTAATTTTGGTTCAAGTCTTAATAAGGGCAGTGAAGCCTTGTTGCTTGGCCAGATAGATATTTTAAAAAAAGCAAAAGTGAAAACTGTGGCTGTCGCCTGTTATTATAAAGATTTACATATTCAAGGTTTAAAAAAAATAGATCTACCTGGATTAAGCTATAGGTATTGGTTGGATTCTTATCGTCTAGATTTCTGGAAATTTAGTTTGTCTTTATGGCGTTATGCTTTTGCTTTATTTAGGGTGTTGATATGGAGGTTGTTTAATGGATTGGCAAAAAAGAAAACAAAGACATCGCTTTTGTTTATTTTGCCTAAACCACTTCATGATTATATAGATATTGATTTGGTGGTCAATACTGGTGGTGATGTAATTACCAGTGATTATGGCACACTTGGTCTTTTGTGTTATCTTTCCAATTTGTATTTGCCACTGTTAATGGGGAAGCCTATTTTATTTTTAGGTGAAACAGTTGGTCCCTTTAAAGAAAAAATAACAGAAAAGCTAGCTTTGTTTTTGTTGAGAAGAAGTTTAGTAGTTTTTGTCAGAGATATTGAAAGTTATAAGTTTTTGAAGAGGTGTGGTTTGAAAAACATCAGATTGATTGCGGATCCAGCTTTTTTGGTTCCTGCTGCTTCGAAAAGCGAGTTTAAAAAAGTATTAGAACAAGAGAATATTTCTTTTGGTCCCCAAGACAAGTTGGTAGGTATTGTTTTGAGCGAGATTATTTATTGTTATTTGCAAGGAAATAATTCTGTTTCGGAAAAAAAAGAAAAATTGATAAAAATTTTTGTCCAAACAATAAGACAACTTCTTCAGCGTAGAGACGTAAAAATTATTTTAATCTCTCATGTTTTTGGTCCTTGCAATGTTGACGATCGTTGTCTTGCCCAAAAAATTGTTGCTTATTTTAGTAATAACAAAAGAGTTTTTGTATTAAAACACAAGCATTCTTTTGCTGAGATAAAATCAGTAATTGGGCAGTTAAAACTTCTTATTAGTTGCCGAATGCATCCTCTGATTGCTGCGGTTTCACAGGGGATTCCTGTAGTTCCTATTGCTTACAGTCGGAAGTTTTACGGAGTTATTGGGAAAGGTATGGGACTTGCTGAATTTGTTATAGATATTAAT
This window harbors:
- a CDS encoding glycosyltransferase family 4 protein, whose translation is MIKAKKEKSKRILRPKIVMIRSNPVDPDPRVEKIARVLSCVGKVTIIAWDREGGSKKREKRFYADIERLQLRAKYGSLMLIFPLVFWWIYVFCRLLLKKFDIIYACDLDTYLPALLVAKIKRKKIIYDIFDFYADMLYLPSFITKPVGWLDRKIMNWADVVILVDKAREKQIYPAKPKKLIFIYNVPEIEDVFLKKIKKISSKKDFFFYAGLLSKDRMIKEIIALFKKHPSWKLEIAGWGPLEGFVKKAAKYENIKFLGRISYEEVLEKTAQTRFCFAFYDPRVPNNRYASPNKLFEAMALGKPIITNKGTSMTELVEREKMGLVIKYGKVDDFQRAISFLLKHPSLCQKIGQRNYQLYKKEYHWSNMKKRLLRVIQNLMVI
- a CDS encoding polysaccharide pyruvyl transferase family protein; amino-acid sequence: MYKAIITNFGSSLNKGSEALLLGQIDILKKAKVKTVAVACYYKDLHIQGLKKIDLPGLSYRYWLDSYRLDFWKFSLSLWRYAFALFRVLIWRLFNGLAKKKTKTSLLFILPKPLHDYIDIDLVVNTGGDVITSDYGTLGLLCYLSNLYLPLLMGKPILFLGETVGPFKEKITEKLALFLLRRSLVVFVRDIESYKFLKRCGLKNIRLIADPAFLVPAASKSEFKKVLEQENISFGPQDKLVGIVLSEIIYCYLQGNNSVSEKKEKLIKIFVQTIRQLLQRRDVKIILISHVFGPCNVDDRCLAQKIVAYFSNNKRVFVLKHKHSFAEIKSVIGQLKLLISCRMHPLIAAVSQGIPVVPIAYSRKFYGVIGKGMGLAEFVIDINELTVEKLGQKINLLLNKRKQSYLQEKLQRKNLKNKKLIFKGVNFLTRKLNSFYRDSGKS